Proteins encoded in a region of the Bactrocera tryoni isolate S06 chromosome 4, CSIRO_BtryS06_freeze2, whole genome shotgun sequence genome:
- the LOC120775449 gene encoding protein ELYS homolog, whose translation MEWYEIAVDGGRTVKFSSRVPHPGTAQHQEQKQLEQNDSDVVSEEDCSAPQQGGIIKGGTWCWLSNGNELEIRALRTGQTIATYGFVETRGYGSCYIRCVEELFPQNKENVLLVVCLECLRTSGRGCSFIAIYSIEHSRVLSCIELPLHITAAAFISENCCRRSLLQNFDGCLAVGSEEGVILLLDLNINKILNACDERMKGPNRQLTDELTECQISDYNLPLAEIHRSFQRARNDGVHFALQVEVIDTPCTVQCLLPIDLSLGLAIGLEDGRLAFYDLAEMQIIHIATPQPQQAIAPIVKLSYLEPLDDPRHCLYVWAMHEDGDSLNAVLHTLIYEKRLAEKDGFYYFETFLTGTIRLQLPLETNKSIAFGCQSINKIPNANLHNNGVNLNTTQTEEDGYCLCALTWFSTQEEKNKLLIFDLNQWYKEEMPFSITNQKCPSYLAGYVLSGRQCALSAFLNPSTVAHFSSLQRFEEHFYPNSLSFDCLLLLPDSSLGYTWIGAQNKIINMLRASNSSIFLEPDMYFREILRTRLLPQFSELNVDSTFSRLAIYETILSVALEHNCFSLLRDCAKCWADGSFMGCNFTATTGISLSTLTDWIWKRATDIKARCNDLSKGLFDFAGFPLDQREQKELGFLTRQLKRLGDLLNEVLTTGKRYIPNNVYLKLETQHKSLKMASEYQDVLLWLLNIGLLPEMQENRNNFSLYKPYGKNKVVYKANQSNTNAIQYPYDDLQNLYARRREFFARSNENFISKKTGSCRLLFIDALISHECKSDGLRECWLENGGTGLYPPPSIEAMLRVMLVPELEFESKCAILLYFFLDLHMTIDEEAHKEIVESFVKFPSVFKLTATLIKTVQSLWNLDHGLFQPAVDEFISPFNNNQTYSQWMLELLIESLLTQNAAHFALRILEARPTLISPVLKLKTLLANELISEAFHFARTNQEDTLLELFFKCCLCTGKYGVIRDLALNEREGQLVQRILRSSKTHGAENLHFVYLLQKSKYIEAVSYMDELSRTKTLRSHYGNESSIAGNTDTPNLVLSAFNTTMAPVTQGLTDVYFRIKNKIKKKETDNRSPVPLSCQLIKQNANNLLGGIYHSSALSAHFATYYWGEIDDERRERNEAPLNSLLSANNAPFLRKPQVDTCHLPLELSAQTGVSYPQPYRLTEKRTLVERELEQADATEELPNIMLNTTAQPRKRRRLLGQEIVDDLGHFMQMNKAAQQLTAHGFDLKGAGDAQAKVSEPTVVATTDYLMQPLSTPRRHVVTCDESRGNLSATSELHSILKTSNTPERSMRAQSARRELHTAMDESKNLRFKLPATDIVEEEDTPVKMRDISMPQEEKVSSLKIHKDYDEAVHKRRVVTTTAVDDEEPARSEEVPVRKAEEPKGSTQKDSEIVDDNPVDELLIEVRHERPPSVAHSPAKLKSVARAVSVESNASKCKNNSGGDEDDDEEEDFYSPLSSRNTSLLMDSVRSPLSSQLSTSISSTFETASSKLFRFSGPQPRKPLPRLSAERSQSRTPEKQVHAEEKRIDSKKKKENAAEIQKSTQQTGIEKESSSGYVSANSSSISKALSTCMVDKRFQITSIMSLASSDFAPYSSSSKIAATQSKFNFEDPKPQAHRGKLSECSTLVGSFSVEESAFPTEADKVTKHTPLETSNEFAQPKPVHHLQANTTLGMSSYEFTSGDVKSQQTLSTTKPEVGSYKDKAAILKVMETVEVMDMDEPIEETQNDTSGDKEQQSQNVQAGNVVSVAATTESDLYTTALGLPTQQRTADVNIDDSEDSNDVVGLYENKSEAVEKHRIKHAANDSDSDVIILSSAPSSPNIHGDQAFDSDSESDDDEDEYGDDGEEEDENDDEHERIFIKDASDNSSSSIEIIEESNSSAGNKVEEEEDNTSIAEEPIPPKEPVVVASVVIKDEIEHFESEANDGAATVTHSKETNIPIGHDTSEESSLHSICESVESESRIIVEDAASSCADYEELILHETVIFEESNDEEQTLSSTNLELASSYFSKSIIAQNDGEILIEELKVSAYNASSKEVYEDLGGDVFYCNAETTNESIETNDLVETERADEVASTSAGIVKQIAKVAEKRVDELRSGDEPKVEVPAASENAEETEAIKQEASVFETPIPDAVNEEGKEELEDKEEQIKLQVEEDLSDAELMEVEVDATNKTTESSMSSTVEKDNITDATKDNVKDTDTTKHEGTTLQSADGSQQKSTEAAQDPKAQQLDEKQDGQMAHVEKQKTTRESPEHTEKSLNSTQTSIETVSFKRSRISSRLEENETEKPPSTPTRNRYSLRGTSVPPAQVESTITTPLDEVSTPRRHTRGISMPPQTTEQQVQEAAAHTPNISESRRRTRASSVQPNEESAAQSGTPRTRRSIRGVSVPHDVDEMAKSSTPVRTGRGTSVPPPATIVTRRRSNLLDAINENTPVMDSPSARTRSRLRLNSVESELDSSIVSGGEQASQAKRKRRSSVSSSVSEQPTTPSSRRTRHSNIAAAAPAAATEGESTAEVSTPRSLRRTTRRMSVNTENLHETQPLEEHEHETDETSKSNKTATEAALYSSARRLTRTQLAIMEKSAALIKNTTVEGFRSGDSISSPTNKRVSKRRSSRSTVPDSDDVESISSHLSNVSGAPKRRVTRSSVKDKEENDDDLVSVASSVGSERASKRRSKESKNSPNTTLSTIQEDEAEDEAGRKKRSRQPRKNAYKSQEEPST comes from the exons ATGGAGTGGTACGAAATAGCAGTAGATGGTGGACGCACTGTCAAATTCTCGTCGCGAGTGCCACATCCGGGCACTGCACAGCACCAAGAGCAAAAACAGTTGGAACAGAACGATAGCGACGTAGTGTCTGAAGAAGATTGTTCAG CGCCACAACAAGGAGGGATTATAAAAGGCGGTACATGGTGTTGGCTATCTAATGGCAATGAATTAGAAATTAGAGCACTACGTACTGGACAAACAATTGCTACCTATGGGTTTGTGGAAACACGAGGCTATGGCAGCTGTTATATTCGATGTGTAGAGGAATTATTTCCGCAAAATAAGGAAAATGTTCTTTTGGTTGTATGCTTGGAATGTCTTCGTACATCCGGACGGGGTTGTAGCTTTATAGCAATATATTCCATAGAGCATAGTCGAGTGCTGAGCTGCATAGAACTGCCACTACATATAACCGCCGCAGCTTTCATAAGTGAAAATTGTTGTCGACGGTCGCTATTGCAAAATTTCGATGGTTGCCTTGCCGTTGGCAGTGAGGAAggagttattttattattggatttgaatatcaacaaaatattgaaCGCATGTGATGAGCGTATGAAAGGGCCAAATAGACAATTAACTGATGAATTAACGGAATGTCAGATATCGGATTATAATTTGCCGCTTGCCGAGATACATCGATCTTTTCAACGTGCGCGTAATGATGGTGTACACTTTGCATTACAAGTAGAGG TCATCGACACTCCTTGTACTGTTCAATGCTTACTGCCCATCGACTTGTCCCTGGGTCTGGCCATCGGCCTAGAAGATGGACGTTTGGCCTTTTACGATTTGGCTGAAATGCAGATAATACACATAGCCACGCCACAACCACAACAAGCAATCGCCCCAATAGTAAAGTTATCCTATCTAGAACCTTTGGATGATCCACGGCATTGCCTTTATGTGTGGGCAATGCACGAGGACGGCGACAGTTTGAACGCTGTTTTGCATACACTTATTTATGAGAAACGTTTGGCGGAAAAGGATGGATTCTACTATTTCGAG acATTCCTCACAGGTACAATACGTTTACAACTACCGTTGGAGACCAACAAAAGTATTGCCTTTGGTTGCCagtcaattaataaaattccaaaCGCCAATCTGCATAATAATGGTGTAAATCTAAATACGACACAAACAGAGGAAGATGGTTATTGCTTATGTGCGCTCACCTGGTTTTCTACCCAAGAGGAGAAAAATAAGTTACTTATATTTGATTTGAATCAATGGTATAAAGAGGAAATGCCATTTAGTATTACGAATCAGAAATGTCCCAGTTATTTAGCGGGATACGTGTTGAGTGGGCGGCAATGTGCGCTTAGCGCTTTTCTTAATCCTAGCACTGTGGCGCATTTCAGTTCGTTGCAGCGCTTTGAAGAGCACTTCTATCCCAATTCGCTTAGTTTCG ATTGTCTACTCTTACTGCCGGACAGCTCACTTGGCTATACCTGGATTGGTGCACAAAATAAAATCATCAATATGTTGCGTGCCAGTAATTCGAGTATTTTTCTTGAGCCAGATATGTATTTTAGAGAGATTCTGCGTACACGTTTATTACCGCAATTTTCCGAACTTAATGTGGATTCCACTTTCTCGCGG CTTGCTATCTATGAAACGATTCTATCGGTCGCTTTAGAACACAACTGTTTCAGTCTTCTTCGCGATTGTGCTAAATGTTGGGCAGATGGCAGTTTCATGGGTTGCAACTTCACCGCCACCACAGGCATTTCGTTGTCTACACTCACCGATTGGATTTGGAAACGTGCAACCGACATTAAGGCACGTTGCAATGACCTTTCAAAGGGTCTATTCGATTTTGCCGGTTTTCCATTGGATCAACGTGAGCAGAAAGAGTTGGGCTTCTTGACTCGCCAGCTGAAACGGCTAGGCGATTTGCTCAATGAGGTACTAACCACAGGCAAACGCTATATACCCAATAACG TTTACCTCAAGCTCGAAACGCAACACAAATCATTAAAAATGGCTTCCGAGTATCAAGATGTGTTGCTCTGGTTGCTGAACATTGGTTTACTACCagaaatgcaggaaaatcgtaATAATTTTAGCTTATACAAACCGTATGGCAAGAACAAAGTTGTGTACAAGGCTAACCAGTCTAACACAAACGCTATACAATATCCCTACGATGATTTGCAGAATCTCTATGCGCGTAGACGTGAATTCTTCGCACGTAGTAATGAAAATTTCATCTCAAAGAAGACTGGAAGTTGTCGTCTGCTTTTCATTGATGCACTTATATCACACGAATGCAAGAGCGATGGTTTGCGCGAGTGTTGGCTGGAGAATGGTGGCACTGGCCTGTATCCACCACCATCCATAGAGGCAATGCTACGTGTTATGCTTGTGCCTGAACTAGAATTTGAAAGTAAATGTGCGATTTTGTTGTACTTCTTTTTGGATTTACACATGACCATTGACGAGGAGGCGCATAAAGAAATAGTCGAGAGCTTTGTAAAATTCCCAAGCGTTTTCAAGCTAACTGCCACATTGATTAAGACGGTGCAATCGCTTTGGAATCTGGACCATGGATTATTTCAG CCCGCCGTCGATGAGTTCATATCGCCCTTCAACAACAATCAAACGTATAGCCAGTGGATGCTAGAACTACTCATCGAATCATTGCTAACGCAGAATGCCGCACATTTTGCCTTGCGAATCCTCGAGGCACGTCCCACACTCATTTCGCCCGTACTCAAATTGAAGACTCTGCTTGCAAATGAGCTAATTTCAGAAGCTTTTCATTTTGCGCGCACCAACCAGGAAGATACACTGTTGGAGCTCTTCTTCAAATGTTGTCTCTGCACCGGGAAGTATGGCGTCATACGAGATTTGGCGCTCAATGAGCGAGAAGGACAATTGGTGCAGCGCATATTGCGTAGCAGCAAAACACACGGCGCCGAAAACTTGCATTTCGTTTATTTGCTGCAAAAGTCCAAATACATTGAAGCTGTTTCCTATATGGATGAACTGTCGCGTACAAAGACGTTACGCAGTCACTATGGCAATGAGAGTAGCATTGCAGGTAACACTGACACGCCAAACTTGGTGCTGTCCGCCTTTAATACAACAATGGCGCCTGTGACACAAGGTTTGACCGATGTCTACTTTCGCATTAAgaataaaatcaagaaaaaggAAACGGACAATCGTTCACCTGTGCCGCTAAGCTGCCAATTGATTAAGCAAAATGCCAATAATTTGCTAGGTGGCATCTACCACAGCTCCGCTTTGAGCGCACACTTTGCCACTTATTATTGGGGTGAAATTGATGATGAACGCCGCGAACGCAATGAAGCGCCGCTTAACTCACTGCTAAGTGCGAATAATGCGCCATTCCTGCGTAAACCACAAGTAGACACTTGCCATTTACCGTTAGAGCTATCTGCGCAGACTGGCGTTTCATATCCGCAGCCGTACAGGCTGACCGAAAAGCGTACGCTGGTAGAGCGCGAGCTAGAACAAGCTGACGCTACGGAAGAGCTGCCGAATATTATGTTAAATACGACTGCGCAACCGCGTAAACGTCGGCGTTTGCTGGGTCAGGAAATCGTGGATGATTTGGGTCATTTCATGCAGATGAACAAAGCGGCACAACAGCTGACAGCACACGGTTTCGATTTGAAGGGCGCTGGCGATGCACAAGCGAAAGTGAGTGAACCGACTGTCGTCGCTACTACGGATTATCTCATGCAGCCGCTGAGCACACCGCGGCGACATGTGGTGACTTGTGACGAAAGTCGTGGTAATTTGTCAGCCACTTCGGAGTTGCACAGCATACTGAAGACCAGTAATACGCCGGAGAGAAGTATGCGTGCGCAGAGTGCGCGCAGAGAATTGCACACAGCAATGGACGAAAGTAAAAATTTACGTTTCAAATTACCGGCCACCGATATAGTGGAAGAAGAAGACACGCCAGTTAAGATGCGAGACATTTCAATGCCACAAGAAGAAAAAGTAAGCTCtcttaaaattcataaagattACGATGAAGCTGTCCACAAACGACGGGTAGTAACCACAACAGCGGTAGACGACGAAGAGCCTGCCAGAAGTGAAGAAGTACCAGTTAGGAAAGCTGAAGAACCGAAGGGCTCAACACAAAAAGATAGCGAAATAGTCGACGACAATCCAGTGGATGAATTGCTCATTGAGGTGCGACATGAGAGACCACCATCTGTTGCACACTCTCCAGCGAAACTCAAATCAGTTGCACGTGCCGTCTCTGTGGAGTCCAATGCTTCTAAATGTAAGAACAATTCCGGAGGAGACGAGGATGAcgatgaagaagaagatttcTACTCACCCTTGTCTTCACGTAATACTTCTTTGCTAATGGACAGTGTGCGTTCACCGCTTTCATCGCAACTTAGCACATCAATCAGCTCAACCTTCGAAACGGCGTCTTCGAAACTATTTCGTTTTAGTGGACCACAACCACGTAAACCACTTCCACGTCTCTCAGCCGAACGTAGTCAAAGTCGTACACCGGAAAAACAGGTGCATGCAGAAGAGAAAAGAATCGattcaaagaagaagaaggaaaacGCAGCTGAAATTCAAAAGTCTACGCAGCAAACGGGCATTGAAAAGGAATCAAGCAGTGGTTACGTGAGCGCGAATTCTTCGAGTATCTCAAAAGCGCTCTCCACTTGTATGGTGGACAAACGTTTTCAGATCACATCAATTATGTCTTTAGCTAGCAGCGACTTTGCGCCATACAGCTCGTCATCGAAAATAGCGGCTACCCAGTCAAAATTCAACTTTGAAGACCCAAAGCCACAAGCACACCGTGGCAAGCTCTCGGAATGCAGCACATTGGTTGGGAGCTTCAGTGTGGAGGAAAGCGCATTTCCAACAGAAGCTGACAAAGTCACAAAGCACACGCCATTAGAGACGTCTAACGAGTTCGCGCAACCAAAACCCGTACACCATTTACAGGCCAATACTACACTAGGCATGAGTTCGTACGAATTTACAAGTGGCGATGTGAAATCACAACAAACACTGTCCACTACAAAACCAGAAGTGGGTAGCTACAAAGATAAGGCAGCGATCTTAAAAGTTATGGAAACAGTTGAAGTGATGGACATGGATGAGCCAATAGAGGAAACACAAAACGATACGAGCGGTGATAAAGAGCAGCAAAGCCAGAACGTTCAAGCTGGAAATGTTGTTTCAGTCGCCGCTACAACTGAGAGTGACTTATACACAACAGCACTTGGATTGCCGACGCAGCAGCGTACAGCAGACGTGAATATTGATGATAGCGAAGATTCGAATGATGTGGTTGGTCTGTATGAGAATAAAAGCGAAGCAGTGGAAAAGCACAGAATTAAACATGCCGCCAACGATAGTGACAGTGACGTTATTATCTTATCATCCGCTCCGTCATCGCCGAATATACATGGCGATCAAGCATTTGACTCCGATTCTGAAAGCGATGACGACGAAGACGAGTATGGAGACGATGGAGAAGAAGAAGACGAAAATGATGATGAGCACGAGCGGATCTTTATTAAAGATGCGAGCGATAATTCAAGTTCGTCTATAGAAATTATTGAAGAGAGTAACAGCAGCGCCGGTAATAAAGTCGAGGAAGAAGAGGACAACACATCAATAGCAGAGGAACCAATACCACCAAAAGAGCCCGTAGTAGTTGCATCTGTTGTAATTAAGGATGAAATTGAGCATTTCGAAAGTGAAGCAAACGATGGAGCGGCAACTGTAACGCACTCAAAGGAAACTAATATCCCAATTGGTCATGATACCAGCGAAGAATCATCTCTGCATAGCATTTGCGAATCAGTGGAGAGTGAAAGCCGCATTATCGTTGAGGATGCCGCTTCGAGCTGTGCTGATTacgaagagttaatattgcatGAAACTGTTATATTTGAGGAGTCCAACGATGAAGAACAGACACTGTCTTCTACCAACCTAGAGCTGGCTTCTTCATACTTCAGCAAGAGCATAATTGCACAGAATGACGGCGAGATTTTAATTGAAGAGTTGAAAGTAAGCGCTTATAATGCAAGCTCGAAAGAAGTTTATGAAGATCTTGGTGGCGATGTTTTTTACTGCAACGCTGAAACAACAAATGAAAGCATTGAAACTAACGACTTGGTGGAAACGGAGAGAGCAGATGAAGTAGCCAGCACTTCTGCCGGAATCGTGAAGCAAATAGCTAAGGTAGCTGAAAAGCGAGTCGACGAGTTGAGAAGCGGCGACGAACCTAAAGTCGAAGTACCAGCTGCCTCTGAAAATGCTGAAGAGACTGAGGCAATAAAGCAAGAAGCTTCAGTATTTGAGACTCCAATCCCTGACGCAGTAAATGAAGAAGGCAAAGAAGAATTAGAGGATAAAGAGGAGCAAATTAAACTGCAAGTAGAAGAAGACCTCAGTGACGCTGAATTAATGGAAGTGGAGGTGGACGCTACAAACAAGACTACTGAATCAAGTATGTCTTCGACAGTAGAGAAGGATAATATAACCGATGCTACTAAGGATAATGTAAAGGATACAGATACTACTAAACATGAAGGCACAACTCTGCAATCGGCAGATGGAAGTCAACAAAAATCAACAGAAGCAGCGCAAGATCCAAAAGCCCAGCAGCTTGATGAAAAACAAGATGGCCAAATGGCGCatgttgaaaaacaaaaaacaacacgTGAATCCCCCGAGCACACAGAAAAGTCATTGAATTCAACACAAACATCAATTGAAACGGTTTCTTTTAAACGTTCACGTATAAGCTCACGGTTAGAAGAAAATGAGACAGAAAAGCCACCGTCCACACCTACGCGTAACCGATACAGCCTTCGTGGCACTTCTGTGCCCCCAGCTCAGGTGGAATCAACGATTACCACACCGCTTGATGAGGTTAGTACCCCGCGTCGTCATACACGTGGTATTTCAATGCCACCGCAGACCACTGAACAACAAGTGCAAGAAGCGGCGGCACATACGCCGAATATAAGTGAAAGTCGACGTCGCACCCGCGCTAGCTCAGTGCAACCTAATGAAGAGAGCGCGGCCCAGTCTGGTACGCCGCGCACTCGTCGCAGCATTCGCGGAGTATCAGTGCCACATGATGTTGATGAAATGGCCAAAAGTAGTACGCCTGTGCGAACTGGACGCGGAACTTCAGTACCACCGCCGGCCACAATTGTTACTCGGCGTCGTTCAAATTTACTCGATGCCATCAATGAAAATACACCAGTGATGGACTCGCCATCGGCGCGTACACGTTCACGTTTACGATTGAATTCGGTCGAGAGCGAATTGGACTCTTCCATTGTGAGCGGCGGTGAACAGGCGTCACAAGCGAAACGAAAACGTCGTTCTTCAGTATCAAGCAGTGTTTCAGAGCAACCAACTACACCGAGCAGCAGGCGTACACGACACAGTAATATAGCAGCTGCTGCTCCCGCTGCAGCGACAGAAGGAGAGTCTACTGCCGAAGTTAGTACACCTCGAAGCCTGCGGCGCACAACGCGAAGAATGAGTGTTAATACGGAAAATCTACATGAAACACAACCGTTGGAAGAGCACGAGCATGAAACTGACGAAACTTCAAAGTCCAATAAGACTGCAACTGAAGCCGCATTATACTCGTCAGCGCGACGTTTGACACGCACTCAACTGGCTATAATGGAGAAGTCGGCAGCACTTATTAAAAATACCACCGTTGAAGGTTTTCGTAGTGGCGATTCAATATCATCCCCCACAAATAAGCGGGTCAGTAAGCGGCGCAGCTCGCGTTCTACCGTGCCGGATAGTGATGATGTTGAATCGATTTCATCGCACTTAAGTAATGTTTCTGGTGCACCGAAACGCCGAGTGACGCGTAGCTCGGTCAAGGACAAA GAGGAGAATGACGATGATTTGGTGAGTGTTGCGAGCTCAGTTGGTAGTGAACGCGCATCTAAGCGGCGCTCGAAAGAGTCTAAAAACTCGCCTAATACTACATTGAGTACCATTCAAGAAGATGAAGCGGAAG ATGAAGCGGGGAGGAAGAAGCGATCTCGACAGCCCagaaaaaatgcatataaatcaCAAGAAGAACCCAGTACATAA